DNA from Chitinivibrionales bacterium:
CCGTCTTTTCGCGGGATGCCGTTTTTCACGCCGCCCAAGCCCACCACGATCTCGCGCAGCGCGCGGTCGTTCAGGTCTATCACGCGGCGCAGTACCACGCGCCTCGGGTCGATATTGAGTTCGTTGCCGTGTTGAAGGTGGTTGTCCACCATTGCCGCGAGCAGGTTGTTCGCTTTTGTCACCGAATACATGTCGCCGGTGAAATGCAGGTTTACTGCCTCTGCAGGAACCACCTGCGACCGGCCCGCGCCTGTTCCGCCGCCCTTGATGCCGAAATAGGGACCCAGCGACGGCTCGCGCACGCAGATTGAAGACTTCTTTCCAAGTTGTCTCAACGCATCGCCCAAGCCCACGGTTGTCGTGGTTTTTCCCTCGCCCTGGGGCGTGGGCGTCATGGCCGAAACAAGAATGAGGCTGCCGTCCGGACGCTTTTTGCGGCTTTCGTATTCCGCAAGCGGCACCTTGGCAATGTAATGGCCGTGCAGCAGCAATTTGTCGGAATCGAGCCCGAGCTCCTCGGCGACTTCAACCACCCTGCGCGGGGCGAGGCCGTTTGAGCGGTTTTTTGGGTCTGGCATGGGTTCTCCGAAAAATCAATTATTTACCTGTTGTCCAAGAAAAATTCACCGCAAAGACGCAAAGAGCGCAAAGAAAATAATGATGTCGCTAAATAATAATGATTAAAGATAGCGTATGGGGTGGAGGAAATCAACTACTACAGTCTGTATCAAAACTCAAGAGAAGATATAGGCGGCCTTATCACTTAAAAATTTATTGGTGGGGGAAGTTTCCCCCTGGCCCCCGGCTTCCAGCGCTGCGCGCCGGCGATCCGGGGGCACACCCCCTCCTGGGTGCGGCCGGGTACCTGACGTGGCAAGATTCATCGTTCCGCTGGGCGCACCCGCGAGCGTTAGTTGATAGGTAAACAAGCCTCGCAGCAGAGGTGGTTTCCGCTGGAAAACACTTTTTTATCGGGCAGCTTGCTGCCGGAAGGGTTTGTATGTATAATAGGTAAAGAAAAGGCCATTTGAAAAAGGTCAGGCCCCCGTCTCCTCGTGGGAGAGAGGCAGGGGATGAAGTTACAATGAAAAATAAAAAAACGCCCCCCTGAATTCATAACCAGGGAAAACGCCATGATAAAATTTCCCGCCCTTCTCATTGCCTTGGCAACCCTCCTGCAGGCCATGCCGTCGGATACGTGCAACCAGAATACATGGGTTACCAATGGGCCGGTATATGCTATTGCGCCTGCGGGGGACAAGGTGTACATCGGCGGCGGATTTAGCTGGGTGGGACCATACACCGGTGGTGGGGTTCCTATTGATTCTTCAACAGGCGCGCTAATGCCTTCATTTCCTAAAATCAATGGAACCGTATTTGCCGTTTGCCCTGATGGCAATGGCGGTTGGTTTGTTGGTGGAAATTTCACATCCGTTGGCGGCGTGGCGGCCACCTACATTGCGTATATTTTGCCCGGCGGAAGCTTGAATCTTGCCTGGAACTCCAGTGCGAACAACGTAGTCCAAACAATTTTTTGATTAAATTTATATGTGCACAAATAAATAAAAGGCCTTTTATGAAATCGCATATTGCAAAAATAACGATTTTACATTTAATAATTGCCGGCCTTAGTTTTGGACAAGTTTACTGGAATAGAGATTGGGGGGGCTGGGATCCATATCCAATTACAGCAATTGTGCCTTCACTGGACGGCAATTATATCGTTGCGGGAAACGCTTATTCCTCTCAGGATGATATCCTTCTTAAGAAGATAAGTTATACAGGTGATTTTATATGGACAAAAACTTATGGGGAGGGGGACACGTCAATATCCGCTGGAGCCGTAACATCAACCGCAAGCGGGGATTTCATCATTGTTGGGGAGCAGCGGCCGCCCACGAGCGTTCCCACGAACCTCTACGCTTTAAGGATAAATCCCAATGGTGACGTTATCTGGACAAAAGTATATAAAAGAGACAATTTCTGGATGATGTCTGCAATTATGTCAACCAATGATGGAAATTTCATTGCCGCGGGGAACATTTTTTATGGAATTTATATTCTTAAAATAAAGCCTGATGGGGACACCATGTGGACGAAAACATTCTCTTTCCAAAATGAAAATCAAGTTTTGGCAATGACTAAAACGCCTGAAGGAGATTTCATTCTCGCGGGGTATATTACTTCTTCAACAAATGCAAAAGATGTCTATCTGCTGAAGATTAGCAATGATGGCGATTCGATTTGGTCGAAAACATACGGGGGAGCAGATTATGATTACGCCAATGCCATCACCCCAACCCCGGACGGGAATTTTATCGTGGCAGGGAACACAGGCTCATTTGGTTCTTATTCCAGCCTCTATTTTCTAAAAATCAAACCCGATGGGGATACGGTCTGGACAAAAACCTACCCTATTTCTTATGGTAGTGTTAGCGCCAGTGCCATTATACCAACACAAGACGGAAATTTTTTAGCAGCGGAGGGCCCCATAATAATAAAGATTAAACCCAACGGCGACACGATTTGGACTAAGGCCTATTACTTCCGACCTGATGATGCTGCCGCTGCCATGGTTCCTGCACAAGACGGAAATTTCATCCTTGCGGCATTTTTTGGAGAGTGTAGTTCCATTTGTTTGCTAAACGGTGTGCTTTTTTCCATTATAGACGACCGTTACGCCTACAAAAACATCCCCTTCTCCTTCAAAATCCCCGTCTCCGGCGACTCGACAAAATACACCTACACCCCTCTTGAAACACCAGCTGGCATGGCCGTTTCCGCCGGTGGCACCATTTCCTGGACGCCGACAACGGATTCCGTCTACATGGACCATGTAGAATTCGCCGTCTCAAACGGCACCACAATAAACGACACACTCACGTTTAACATATTCGTCAACAACAAGAACGCGGCAATCAAAGATCCCCATTCGTTAAAAAGCTCGGTTAACCGCGTGCATGTTTCCGGTATCACAGTAAATTCTTTTTCGTCATATATTTCATTTACTATTCCCAATGAAGCCGCCGCTCTTGCCATTTATGACATCCGAGGCAACCTCGTTGCAGAATTGCCCGTCATAAACAATACCGCTGTCTGGCGTGGGCAAATTGCCGCAGGGCGGTATTTCGCACGTGCGGCTGACTGGAAAAAGAATTTGATGAGATCGTTTGTGGTGGTGAGGTAAATATGAAACTGTTTTCACCCCTATCCTTGTGGGAGAGGGGCCCGAGGTAAGGTTACAATGAAAAATCGGAAAAAGAAAGAATTCATAAAGAATAAATCTGTTGCGATCAGATTGATTTTAGCGGCATTGGTAATCATGACACTGGCGAGTTTCGGAATGGGGCAGAGTTACTGGAAGCGGGCATATGGAGGACAAATTAATCCACCTGTTTCGGCAATAGTGCCTATCTCTAACGGCAATATAATCAATATTGGAGTAAGTAGCGATCTCTTTATTTTTAATATCAAACCAAACGGCGATACTTTATGGGCTAAATTCTATCCATGGAACTTTATAAATCAGACAGGAGATACGATTGTTAGTGGAATATATTCCGTAACTCCAGATAAAGCTGGGAATTTAATTGCTTTAGGGTCAGTTGTTCAGGGTGAAACTGAGAAAATATTATGTCTGCTCAAAATTGATTTAAATGGCAATATTCTTTGGTTGAAAAGGCAATATGGAATAGGAGTAACTTCCTTTGATTTTTATTATGGCATAACTGCAACACAGGACGGGAATTTTATTGTAGTTGGTACAAATGATCAACTCAACGTTTTTTTATTAAAAATTAATTCTGATGGAGATACAATTTGGACGAAGACGTTTAATGACAGCATTGATTTTGGTCATGATATAGTGCAGACACCAGACGGAAATTTTCTTGTTGTTGGAAGTAGCATCAGGAAAATTAATTCGGATGGGAGTATCGCCTGGAAAGAAACATATCAAGGAGATTTTTTCAACCGCGTTCTGCAAACTAAAGATGGAAATTTTATCGCTGTGGGCAGCAATGTTATAAAAATTAATTCTTATGGAGATACAATTTGGACAAAAAAATCATGGGTCAGCAATATGGGAAGTGCGAATGCAATAGCTGCAACGCAAGATGGAAATTATTTAATCGTAGGTGGACATGTACTTACTAAATTCGATTCTAATGGGAGAATTATATGGTCTAATTGGATTTTTAATACTCCTGATTTCGACTTAACCAATGCAATTAACATTTCACCAACAGCAGATGGCAATTTTATTGCTATGGCCTATACTGGAGTCAATTCTTCTCTGGTTTTTTATTATAATTGGATTTTCTCAATTATCGACGACCGCTATGGCTATAAAAATATTCCTTTTATATTTAAAATTCCCGCTTCTAGCGATTCTCTCGCATATAGCTATACCCCTCTGAAAGTTCCTTCAGGTATGATAGTCTCTAAAGGCGGCACCATTTCCTGGACGCCAGCAACTGATTCAGTCTACATGGACCACGTAGAATTCGCAGTCTCAAACGGTTCGTCCATAAACGACACATTGACGTTTAATATTTTCGTGAACAGCAAGGACATTCCGGTAAAGCAGCCAATTCCTATTTCATCCATAAATCGTGCTTGCTTGCACATAAGCAACATGTGCAATCTTTCAAGTGAATCAATTAAAGTTTCCTACTCGCTTCCCAAAGCCGGAGATGTGACGCTGCGGGTTTATAACCTTAACGGGCGTTTGCAATCAGATCTCGTGAACAAATATCAAGCCGCGGGGAATTATTCTCTGGGGTTGAAGCGGGGCAGCCTTGCCACCGGCGCCTATGTGGTTGCATTCCGCGCCGGCGATTATCATCAGGAAAAAATTATTTCGTTGATGAGATGACCGACCGTTAGGCTATCAATCATCAGTCATCGGGAGATTGCCGCATCGCTTCACTCCTCGCAATGACACCTCCTTAATTTACGAAAAAACAATTCATCACCTATATTTTTCCAACCATTCATTTCCATGCAGGCTTCAATAGATTAATGCCGGAAAAATAGTCATAAACCAGCTATTTTATGACTAATAATTAGTCTTGTGGAATGAAGCGACAATGCGCGGCTGTGCCGTTCAAGAACACACGCCGGAGAAAACAAGAATACCACAGAATTACACCATTGACTTTATGGCGTGAATGATTTCTTCAGGCGGTCCAACAAAAATATTTTTTTCGATCGGATAGGTATCCTTGACCGGTGCGGCAATCCAGGCGTGCGTGATTCCAAGCTCCTTGCAGGAGCTAAAAAAACCTTTTTCCGCGACCGGCGCGGTTGAAGCTTTACACTCCACGGCAATAAGGTTTTTTCCGGATTCAAGCACCAGGTCTATTTCATTACCGTTGCTGTCACGGTAAAAAAATGCCTGCACGCGCGGAACCGCGGCGGCTATCTGCTCCACGACAAAACCCTCCCATGACGGACCGTAATAAGGATGTCCGAAAAGGTCGTTCATAGTCTCAATCTTTAAAAGGGCATGAAAAAGGCCGGAGTCGCGGACATAGAGCTTTGGGGATTTCACGAGGCGTTTTTTAAGATTTATACTGAACGGTGGAAGTTCGCGCAGCAAGAAAGTCCTGTTCATCATGGTTATATAGCTACGTATCGTATTATGACTCACGCCCAGCGATGAACCGAGCCTTGATAGATTAAGTACGCTACCGCTGGCGTGGCTGGCCATTATCCAGAAACGGTGAAGCTGGTCTGAGGAGGTTTGGAAACCCAGCGAAGGGATGTCCCGCTCCAGAAATGTCATAATGAAATCCTCGCGCCATTCGATGCTTTCACGATCGTTGTTTGCCAGCAGGCTGCTGGGAAATCCTCCGCGCATCCAAAGCGTGTCCCGCGTTATGCCCTTTGCCGGACCGCATACCTCCTCGAGTGAAAACGGGGTCAGCTCCAGATAGGCAATGCGGCCTGCCAGAGATTCGGAGGATTGCCTGAGTAACTCGGGCGAGGCTGAACCGAGGATCAAAAACATGCCTTTTTTTGCCTGCTCGTCCACAATGCTCCGTATCAAAGGAAACAGGTTCGGCTTGCGCTGAATTTCATCCAGGCAAATCAATTTTTCCGAGTTGATCCTGAAAAAAGCCTCCGGGTCTCTCAAACGGTTAAGATCAGAAGGCCTCTCAAGGTCCAAATGCAGGGTGTTCTTGCGACGCGATTCAATGGCTTTTGCAAGTGTGGTTTTGCCGCATTGACGCGGCCCGAGAATCGCCACAACCGGCATAGCCGCCAGACGCCGCTCTATTTCCTTTTCCAGGTAACGGGGAATATATTTATGCATATTGTAAGTATAACTTACAATATGCATAAAGACAAGGGGATTTTTAAACCAATGCTCAGGCAATGATTTCCAACAAAAATCGATACGCACAGGATATATTGACAGGTATGTAACATCCTATACCCATAAAAATCTTCCTTAAAAAATCATCCGACTTTTGTTCTCCCGCTATAATTGCAAATAATTCCTTGTACCTATTGTAACCGCACTTCATCGTAAGATATTTTGGACATAGAAAATCCATTCACGGACTCATCAGAGAAAAAATCCAAGAGGAATACAGCATGAACGAACCCCTCGGCATCAACCCAGACCTCCTTGCCACCCTGTCGCACCAGCTCAAGTCGCCGGTCACCACCGTCGAGTCGCTGCTGAAAACAATTTCCGACGGATTCACGGGCGAGACGAACGCGCACACGCTGCAGTTCATCGCCAAGGCCATCGCAAAGACCGGCGAGGCGCGGGCGCTCATCGCGGACCTGCTCAATTACCAGGCATATTCCGATGCCAAAAAGATCGACAAGGAGGAGGTTGACATCGCAACGCTGGCCGCGGAGGCTGCAGCGTCGTTTGCGGCCGAGGCGTCGGACAGGGGCGTGTCGCTGCGCATCAGGATGCCGCAGAAAACCGCCGTCATTGCGCTGGCGAACAGCCGCGGCCTGTCCATCGCGTTCAGGAACATCATTGAAAACGCGGTCAAATATACGCCCGCCGACGGTTACGTGCTTGTCAAGCTCGCCGTTTCTGAGAAGACCAGGCGCGCCGCGTTGCAAGTGACGGACACCGGATACGGGATACCCAAAAAGGACCTTGGCGGGATATTCAGCCCGTTTTTCCGCTCGGTCAAGCATCGCGCGACGGTGCCGGGGACCGGTCTCGGCCTTGCGATCGCAAAAACCATTGTCGCCGCCCACGGCGGCCGAATTTCCGTTTTGTCAAAAGAGGGCGCGGGCAGCACATTTAAAATCTCGCTGCCGTACCGGGCGCTGCGCGCGGCAAAAGACGCCGGCAGGGAAAAAAAGCGGGTGGTCATCATCGGAGGGGTGACCGCCGGGCCCAAGGCGGCGGCGCGCCTGCGGCGGCTCGACGAGCAATGCGACATCACCATCATCGAGCGCAGCGAGTTTCTGTCGTATTCCGGGTGCGGCCTGCCGTCATACATCAGCGGCAAGGTGCAGTCACCCAAGGCGCTCATGTCGACCGCGGACAACACCGTGCGCGACATCCACTTCTTTGAGTCCATAAAAAACATAAAAATTTTCAACCGGACCGAGGCGGTGGCGATCAACCGCAGCAAAAAGACGATCACGGTAAAAGACCTTGCCGCGCATGACGCGCGCGACATCCCCTATGACGTGCTGGTGCTCGCCACGGGCGCAGACTCGTTTCTGCCGCGTATTCCGGGCATCAGGCAGAAGGGAGTGTATTCGCTGCACCGCATGGAAGACGCCGAGGCAATTAAAAGCGAGTGCACGGTCGGAAGCGCGCGCGACGTCTGCATCATCGGCGGCGGGCTCATCGGCATTGAAACGGCGGAGTCGCTCATCGAGGCGGGCGGCCGCGTCACCATTCTCGAAAAAGAACGGTGCATTCTGTCGAGTTTGTTCGACGCCGAATTCGCGGGAAAAATCCAGAACGCCTTTAACCGGAAGGGCGTCAAGATAATCACCGGCGTTTCGATCAGGCGCATCGCGAAACAGGATGGAAGGCTCGCGCTCGCCACCGACCAGGGAAGGTTCGCCGCCGACCTTGTCATCCTGTCAACAGGCGTACGTCCGAATTCCGCGCTGGCGAAAAAAGCGGGCCTCAGGCTGAGCTCCATCGGTGCCGTCCGGGTGAACAGCAGGCTTGTCACATCGGACAAGAATATTTACGCCATCGGCGATTGTGCCGAAAGTGTGAATTCAATAACCGGAAGGCACGAATACTGGCCGCTCGGGTCCATCTCCACGAAAATGGGGCGCATCGCGGCCGACAACATCGCGGGCAGGAAATCGGAGTTCCACGGGTCCATCGGCACGGCCATGTTCCAGAATTTCGGCCTGAGCGTCGCCCGCACCGGCCTCACGCTCGCGGCCGCGCTCGCGCACGGGTTCCTCGCGAAATCGGTCGTGATCACCGGCCTTGACAGGGCCCATTATTCCCAAAACGCGGCGTACGTCACGATAAAGATCATCGCTGACGCAAGAACAAAGGCCGTGCTGGGCGCGCAGGCGTACGGCAGGGGAGACGTGGTGCGCCAGATACAGGTTGCGGCCTCGGCCATCACGAGCGGCCTTACGCTTTCCGGCGTGTTCGGCCTCGACCTCGGGTATGCGCCCGCGTTCAACAATCCCATCGGCCTCGTGCAGACCGCCTGCCTCGTGCTCGCCAGCAAAATCGACGGCTTCATGAACACCATGACGCTTGAACAGTTTGATCGCGAAAAGGCCGGCCTCCGCATCATCGACGTGTCGCCGTTTTCGGAGCACGTCGCCGGCGCCCTGCCGGGCAGCATCAACGTGCCGCTGGAAAACCTGAGGCGCGAGGGCATACCGTTTGACAAGAAGGAACGGTGCGTGCTCTACAGCAGGACGTCCTCGCGCGCGTACGAGGCCTACCGGTTCCTCGTTACAAAAGGGTACGGCCGGCTCTCTATTCTCGAGGGCGGGTATGTTTACTGGTCGGAATGAAATAATTAAAAATGATTATATCTGGTGGGGGAGGCTTCCCCTCTTGGGGTGCAGCCGGGTACCGCCCGTTGCAAGTCCTAGCGTTCCGTTGGGCGCCCCCTTGAAGCGACCGCCGATAAGAAATTAAAGTTTCGGATTGATTGGAAATTTTTGCAGATGATTTTTGAGAGCCGCGTAGTGGCTCAATATTTGTAGCCCGGGACATCCTCCCGGAAATTCCAATGGCGTAGAATATATTCCCCTCTCCTGTGGGAGCAGCGTGGCCCTGAGGGCCGGGGTGAGGTTACGGGCGAATTAAAATCAAATCAATTTCTGAACCCTTGCTATCAACTCCTTCGGATCAATCGGCTTCACATAATACTCATCCACCGGCAGCCAGGCCTGGTCGCCCGCTTCGGACCTGAAGTCCATGCCCGTTTTCCGGTCGACGTTGGTGATCACCATGATTTTGACGTTCTTTAATTTCTTTTGGGATTTGATCTCGCGCGCCGCGTCGAAGCCGGCGTTCATGGTTTCCATCATCACGTCAAGGATCACGAGATCCGGCGTGAAGGTTTTCAAAACGGCAAGGCCTTCCTTTTTGCTTCCCGCCTGACGACATTCGTACGCGGTGGAAAGCACGGTGGTCATGACTTCCCTGAGTTCCTTGTCGTCGTCGATGATCAATATTTTTTTCATGGAAAAAACCTTTTGTGTAAAAGTTTTTCTGGCCGCTGACCGGCATATTCCGAACTCCGGCCGCTCTTTTCTACGCCCGTCCGAGGTATTTCTTTTCGTCGGTGCTTATCTTCACCACGTCGCCGGTCTTGACGAACAGAGGCGCCTGGATCACCAGGCCCGTTTCGAGCGTGATGGCCTTGGTGACGTTGGTCGCCGAATTCCCGCGCACCGCCTCGGGGGCTTCCGTGACCTTCATCTCCACCGACGCGGGCAGGTTGATGAGAAACGGCCGGTTCTCAACGAACATCACCTCATAGACCTGGTTGGGCACGAGAAAGTCGATCACGTCCTCGATCTGCTCCTTGCGCAATTCGTGCTGATCGTAGGTCTCGGGGTCTAAAAACACATAGGTGCCCTGGTTGTCGTAGCTGTAAATCAGGTTCTGGAACCTGTTGTCGAGCATCTCGAAGTCCTCGCCCGTGCTGCAGCGCACCGGGATCATCTTGCCCGTGGTGAGGCTGCGCAGCTCAAGCTGGGCGAAGGCGCGGTTGTTGGGCGGCGTGCGTACCACGCATTCGATCACCAGGAATATGTCGCCTTTGTAGCGGAGAACGTTTTTCTTCTTGATCACGTTCGGGGTGGCCATTACGGTTTCCTCCTTGAAGATAATGCCGGGCCGCGCGCTTTGGTGCCGCGCGATTTTACTCATGATCCCGTAAGCACCATTATTAATGGTACATTCAGCTGGGGAATCGAAGCGGTAAAACTATCGGCCGTGGTAAAAATACTATTTCCGCCCGGTGCAATGCCATTTCCAATGTATGAACGTGAGAAATTCACCGACGAGGCACGGAGAGCGCAGAGAAGAAAAACACAGTAATTTAAAATTGATGATTATAGATTTAAGGCTGAAAACCAGACTAGTTCTTTTTCTTTAACCACGATAATTCTTTGCATACTCTGCGTCCCTGGGTGATGTTTTCTTGCTTTTTTCATTCAGACAAGGCCTTAATTATCTCGGAGGATGTAAAACAGAATTTCGCGACAAAATCCTCGCCAGCGCCGCTTCCGCGGATGAAGGCGTAAACGCCGCGGATAATGCCGCGCGTTTCCCAAGGCCGCCCTGGGGCGCGGATTTCGGATAGGCGTTCAGCGTGAAGTAATTGTTCACCTGCCTTACCGCGAACAGGTACCCGTTTCCGGCAAAGGAGCCCAGCGAGGACCATGTCCACGGCGGCGGGCCGCTGACCGGGATCACCTGAATGTAAAGAAAGTCGTAGCTGAACGTGTCGTTGTACGCCGTGTCCTGGTGAATATACGATTGCGCGAAGCTGATTGACGAATCGGAAGTGAACGTGTCGGTGGGTGTCCCGATGATCTGGTAGCTGTAGCTCAGGTCGCGGTATTTCCTGCATTCCACCCCGTACCATTGGGCGCCGGCGTGCCACGTCACCTTCAGACCCTGGTCCATCCGGATCCGGTAGGGAGTGTAGGCGCCTAGATAATCGACACTGTCGTACCGCGTGCCGCTGTCGGAAAAGAAACGCACCGTGTCGGCCGACGGCGGGAGCGAAACGCTGTCGGCGAGGGTATCGTACGAAACCGTCTGCAGCGAGGTGTCTGCATAGTAGGGCGCGATTATCCTGCAGGCGTAGTTCAGCGAGGGGTCTTCGAACAGGGCGTCATAATTTGCCGCCGCCACATTCGGGAGCACGTAAAAATCGCTGAGGATGCCGCTGAAGAATTCGTCGGTCTTCTGGTTGCTGAGGTAGTCGAGCCGGTGGCTGCCGAAGGTCACCGCGGCATTGGTGATTTGGGGGTTCGAGCTGAGGCACAGCGAAGCGTAGAAGCTGTCTTTGGGCGCGAGGGAATCGCTCTTAAAGGCGCCCACGAGAATGCCCACGGCCGACACGCTCGGTTTGCCGATGAAGAATTTTGCCGTGTCGGTGAGCGTGTCGTGCACCACCGCCGTGGTGGTGACCGTTTTGCCGCCGGAGCAGGAAAAAAACTGCAGCTGCGCACAGCAGAGCAGGAGAACAGGGGCCATATTCCGGAGCTTCATTGAAACCCTCCTTGGGCGCTTGGTCACCTCGGCGCAAAATTAACTTTTCGGAATTGCGTTCCTGATGTCCTCGATGAGGTCTTCCGGGTTTTCCACGCCCAGCGCGAGCCGGATCAGGCCGTCCTTGATTCCCACGGCAAGCCGCTCCTTGCGCGTGTAATCGTAGTAGCTGATCGAGGCCGGATGCGTGATGAGCGATTCCACCCCGCCCAGGCTCGGGCCGATGTTGATGATCTTCAGCGCGCTCAGGAACTTGTGCACGTACTTCACGTCGTCCTTCATCTCGAACGTGACCACGCCGCCATATCCCTTC
Protein-coding regions in this window:
- a CDS encoding aryl-sulfate sulfotransferase, yielding MKNRKKKEFIKNKSVAIRLILAALVIMTLASFGMGQSYWKRAYGGQINPPVSAIVPISNGNIINIGVSSDLFIFNIKPNGDTLWAKFYPWNFINQTGDTIVSGIYSVTPDKAGNLIALGSVVQGETEKILCLLKIDLNGNILWLKRQYGIGVTSFDFYYGITATQDGNFIVVGTNDQLNVFLLKINSDGDTIWTKTFNDSIDFGHDIVQTPDGNFLVVGSSIRKINSDGSIAWKETYQGDFFNRVLQTKDGNFIAVGSNVIKINSYGDTIWTKKSWVSNMGSANAIAATQDGNYLIVGGHVLTKFDSNGRIIWSNWIFNTPDFDLTNAINISPTADGNFIAMAYTGVNSSLVFYYNWIFSIIDDRYGYKNIPFIFKIPASSDSLAYSYTPLKVPSGMIVSKGGTISWTPATDSVYMDHVEFAVSNGSSINDTLTFNIFVNSKDIPVKQPIPISSINRACLHISNMCNLSSESIKVSYSLPKAGDVTLRVYNLNGRLQSDLVNKYQAAGNYSLGLKRGSLATGAYVVAFRAGDYHQEKIISLMR
- a CDS encoding ATP-binding protein, with translation MRIDFCWKSLPEHWFKNPLVFMHIVSYTYNMHKYIPRYLEKEIERRLAAMPVVAILGPRQCGKTTLAKAIESRRKNTLHLDLERPSDLNRLRDPEAFFRINSEKLICLDEIQRKPNLFPLIRSIVDEQAKKGMFLILGSASPELLRQSSESLAGRIAYLELTPFSLEEVCGPAKGITRDTLWMRGGFPSSLLANNDRESIEWREDFIMTFLERDIPSLGFQTSSDQLHRFWIMASHASGSVLNLSRLGSSLGVSHNTIRSYITMMNRTFLLRELPPFSINLKKRLVKSPKLYVRDSGLFHALLKIETMNDLFGHPYYGPSWEGFVVEQIAAAVPRVQAFFYRDSNGNEIDLVLESGKNLIAVECKASTAPVAEKGFFSSCKELGITHAWIAAPVKDTYPIEKNIFVGPPEEIIHAIKSMV
- a CDS encoding FAD-dependent oxidoreductase, which translates into the protein MNEPLGINPDLLATLSHQLKSPVTTVESLLKTISDGFTGETNAHTLQFIAKAIAKTGEARALIADLLNYQAYSDAKKIDKEEVDIATLAAEAAASFAAEASDRGVSLRIRMPQKTAVIALANSRGLSIAFRNIIENAVKYTPADGYVLVKLAVSEKTRRAALQVTDTGYGIPKKDLGGIFSPFFRSVKHRATVPGTGLGLAIAKTIVAAHGGRISVLSKEGAGSTFKISLPYRALRAAKDAGREKKRVVIIGGVTAGPKAAARLRRLDEQCDITIIERSEFLSYSGCGLPSYISGKVQSPKALMSTADNTVRDIHFFESIKNIKIFNRTEAVAINRSKKTITVKDLAAHDARDIPYDVLVLATGADSFLPRIPGIRQKGVYSLHRMEDAEAIKSECTVGSARDVCIIGGGLIGIETAESLIEAGGRVTILEKERCILSSLFDAEFAGKIQNAFNRKGVKIITGVSIRRIAKQDGRLALATDQGRFAADLVILSTGVRPNSALAKKAGLRLSSIGAVRVNSRLVTSDKNIYAIGDCAESVNSITGRHEYWPLGSISTKMGRIAADNIAGRKSEFHGSIGTAMFQNFGLSVARTGLTLAAALAHGFLAKSVVITGLDRAHYSQNAAYVTIKIIADARTKAVLGAQAYGRGDVVRQIQVAASAITSGLTLSGVFGLDLGYAPAFNNPIGLVQTACLVLASKIDGFMNTMTLEQFDREKAGLRIIDVSPFSEHVAGALPGSINVPLENLRREGIPFDKKERCVLYSRTSSRAYEAYRFLVTKGYGRLSILEGGYVYWSE
- a CDS encoding elongation factor P — translated: MSKIARHQSARPGIIFKEETVMATPNVIKKKNVLRYKGDIFLVIECVVRTPPNNRAFAQLELRSLTTGKMIPVRCSTGEDFEMLDNRFQNLIYSYDNQGTYVFLDPETYDQHELRKEQIEDVIDFLVPNQVYEVMFVENRPFLINLPASVEMKVTEAPEAVRGNSATNVTKAITLETGLVIQAPLFVKTGDVVKISTDEKKYLGRA
- a CDS encoding putative Ig domain-containing protein, encoding MKSHIAKITILHLIIAGLSFGQVYWNRDWGGWDPYPITAIVPSLDGNYIVAGNAYSSQDDILLKKISYTGDFIWTKTYGEGDTSISAGAVTSTASGDFIIVGEQRPPTSVPTNLYALRINPNGDVIWTKVYKRDNFWMMSAIMSTNDGNFIAAGNIFYGIYILKIKPDGDTMWTKTFSFQNENQVLAMTKTPEGDFILAGYITSSTNAKDVYLLKISNDGDSIWSKTYGGADYDYANAITPTPDGNFIVAGNTGSFGSYSSLYFLKIKPDGDTVWTKTYPISYGSVSASAIIPTQDGNFLAAEGPIIIKIKPNGDTIWTKAYYFRPDDAAAAMVPAQDGNFILAAFFGECSSICLLNGVLFSIIDDRYAYKNIPFSFKIPVSGDSTKYTYTPLETPAGMAVSAGGTISWTPTTDSVYMDHVEFAVSNGTTINDTLTFNIFVNNKNAAIKDPHSLKSSVNRVHVSGITVNSFSSYISFTIPNEAAALAIYDIRGNLVAELPVINNTAVWRGQIAAGRYFARAADWKKNLMRSFVVVR
- a CDS encoding response regulator gives rise to the protein MKKILIIDDDKELREVMTTVLSTAYECRQAGSKKEGLAVLKTFTPDLVILDVMMETMNAGFDAAREIKSQKKLKNVKIMVITNVDRKTGMDFRSEAGDQAWLPVDEYYVKPIDPKELIARVQKLI